One window of the Candidatus Eremiobacteraceae bacterium genome contains the following:
- a CDS encoding response regulator has translation MPDAFQKPLKYLAIANAIRGRIADGTYRPGQQLPASAALAKEHGVALMTVRQALGILQLEGAIEARHGAGTFVADGSPKPHVRRTRRILFTEDDRMLSDIIARALRDAGFSVDVALNGGEALIQLEAVEGYDAIILDLKLPDTDGIEIVEYIKANRPAIHVIVASGFVDTEELLHAAERWPLMLLRKPYSADDLIDRLNSLVRPELRATHSPA, from the coding sequence ATGCCCGATGCGTTCCAAAAGCCGCTGAAGTACCTCGCAATCGCGAATGCGATCCGTGGGCGTATCGCCGACGGAACGTATCGCCCGGGTCAGCAGCTGCCGGCCTCTGCCGCGCTTGCGAAAGAGCACGGCGTCGCGCTCATGACCGTCCGTCAAGCGCTCGGGATCCTTCAGCTCGAGGGTGCGATCGAAGCGCGCCACGGAGCCGGAACATTCGTCGCCGACGGCAGTCCGAAACCGCACGTCCGTCGAACGCGGCGCATCCTGTTCACCGAGGACGACCGCATGCTCTCCGACATCATCGCGCGCGCACTGCGCGACGCAGGGTTCTCGGTCGATGTCGCGCTGAACGGCGGCGAGGCGCTCATCCAACTCGAAGCCGTGGAAGGCTACGATGCGATCATCCTCGACCTAAAGCTGCCCGACACGGACGGCATCGAGATCGTCGAATACATCAAGGCGAACCGTCCGGCGATCCACGTCATCGTGGCGAGCGGTTTCGTCGACACCGAGGAGCTGCTGCACGCCGCCGAGCGGTGGCCGCTCATGCTGCTCCGTAAGCCGTACAGCGCCGACGATCTCATCGACCGCCTCAACTCGCTCGTCCGCCCGGAGCTGCGCGCAACGCACTCGCCGGCGTGA
- a CDS encoding type II secretion system protein, giving the protein MRSIHPVKVSRGFSLVELLVVVAIIAILAMILLVLFAHERDNANVASCEQNERSIAFALDSYSIDHFGQYPNYQGDVTVAMFGGAGNPYFSKDALVDPASGLPYQYTNGPGSCQDPNTEYQIIDQGGHSSISLLALLANDDAEDSIAFCSTRGLYAMQSGNQTGGMDQKRGPSQTSP; this is encoded by the coding sequence ATGCGGTCGATTCACCCAGTCAAGGTCTCGCGCGGGTTTTCGCTCGTCGAGCTGCTCGTCGTCGTCGCGATCATCGCCATCTTAGCGATGATCCTGCTCGTCTTGTTCGCGCACGAGCGCGACAATGCGAACGTCGCCTCCTGCGAGCAGAACGAGCGCTCGATCGCCTTCGCGCTCGATTCCTATTCGATCGATCATTTCGGGCAATATCCGAACTACCAGGGCGACGTCACCGTCGCGATGTTCGGCGGCGCGGGGAATCCGTATTTTTCGAAGGACGCCCTCGTCGACCCGGCGAGCGGGCTTCCGTATCAATACACGAACGGCCCCGGCTCGTGCCAAGACCCGAACACCGAGTATCAGATCATCGACCAGGGCGGCCACTCGTCGATCTCGCTCCTTGCGCTCCTCGCGAACGACGACGCCGAAGACTCGATCGCGTTCTGCTCGACGCGCGGGCTGTACGCGATGCAGTCCGGCAATCAGACCGGCGGCATGGACCAAAAGCGCGGTCCGAGCCAGACGAGCCCCTGA